One Hordeum vulgare subsp. vulgare chromosome 4H, MorexV3_pseudomolecules_assembly, whole genome shotgun sequence DNA window includes the following coding sequences:
- the LOC123447473 gene encoding LOB domain-containing protein 42-like produces the protein MRASCNGCRVLRKGCTDDCTIRPCLAWIRGADAQANATVFLAKFYGRAGLLNLLAAGTDAALRPALFRSLLYEACGRVANPVYGATGLFCMGRWEACQDAVQAVFEGRRIAVQSEAVRHPGLVAAFDVRHVPKPMVVPAPPGPLGVSRAGRTMFKRASSSSTAKPTISSGAKHGDLDRAPSHEEPAGSHDHVVEDGGMAVAVAVAAKQVRGESSADTGAEAHSHVSQAEQNLPMPQLAQGDDDEVGLELTLGFGPATRLLRSPPARPDAARRSSAECGHIGLLLELPV, from the coding sequence ATGCGGGCGAGCTGCAACGGCTGCCGGGTGTTGCGCAAGGGGTGCACCGACGACTGCACCATCCGCCCCTGCCTGGCCTGGATCCGGGGCGCCGACGCGCAGGCCAACGCCACCGTCTTCCTCGCCAAGTTCTACGGCCGCGCCGGGCTGCTCAACCTCCTCGCCGCCGGCACCGACGCCGCCCTCCGCCCGGCGCTCTTCAGGTCGCTGCTCTACGAGGCGTGCGGCCGGGTGGCCAACCCCGTCTACGGCGCCACCGGGCTGTTCTGCATGGGCCGGTGGGAGGCGTGCCAGGACGCCGTCCAGGCCGTGTTCGAGGGCCGCCGCATCGCCGTCCAGTCCGAGGCCGTCAGGCATCCCGGCCTCGTGGCGGCGTTCGACGTCCGCCATGTCCCTAAACCCATGGTCGTCCCTGCGCCCCCCGGCCCGCTCGGCGTCTCCCGCGCTGGGCGCACCATGTTCAAGCGCGCGTCATCCTCTTCGACGGCCAAACCAACGATCTCCTCCGGCGCCAAGCACGGCGACCTCGACCGCGCGCCGAGCCACGAGGAGCCGGCCGGAAGCCACGACCACGTTGTTGAAGACGGCGGCATGGCAGTGGCAGTGGCAGTGGCAGCCAAGCAAGTGAGGGGAGAGTCGTCGGCGGACACCGGGGCCGAAGCGCACTCGCACGTCAGCCAAGCAGAGCAGAACCTCCCAATGCCGCAGCTGGCCCAGGGGGACGACGACGAAGTTGGGCTGGAGCTGACGCTCGGTTTCGGGCCGGCCACCCGCCTGCTGAGGTCG
- the LOC123447474 gene encoding LOB domain-containing protein 41-like: MRASCNGCRVLRKGCADDCTIRPCLAWMRSPDAQANATVFLAKFYGRAGLINLLAAAPDDAQRPALFRSLLYEACGRATNPVYGASGLFSTGNWEACQAAVQAVLEGRRIPQVGADQAAPHPGLTAAYGVRRIPKDTIDRAPAALRVSRAGRTSFKRASPSSSAAGRNGSDCSHDHVVEDDGKAPEDMHKRGESSSSEAEAGSHVSQAAQSASATVPQVAQDDGEIGLELTLGFGPATRVLRSPPPPPPPPPAARAMSGHIGLLLGLTV; encoded by the coding sequence ATGCGGGCGAGCTGCAACGGCTGCCGGGTGCTGCGCAAGGGCTGCGCCGACGACTGCACCATCCGCCCCTGCCTGGCCTGGATGAGGAGCCCCGACGCGCAGGCCAACGCCACCGTCTTCCTAGCCAAGTTCTACGGCCGCGCCGGGCTGATcaacctgctcgccgccgcccccgacgacgcccaacGCCCGGCGCTCTTCCGCTCGCTGCTCTACGAGGCGTGCGGCCGGGCGACCAACCCCGTCTACGGCGCCTCCGGGCTCTTCTCCACGGGGAACTGGGAGGCCTGCCAGGCCGCCGTCCAGGCCGTGCTCGAGGGCCGCCGCATCCCTCAGGTCGGCGCCGACCAGGCCGCCCCGCACCCCGGCCTCACGGCCGCCTACGGCGTCCGCCGTATCCCCAAGGACACCATCGACCGCGCGCCCGCCGCGCTCCGCGTCTCGCGCGCTGGCCGCACTAGCTTCAAGCGCGCGTCCCCCTCCTCTTCGGCGGCCGGACGCAACGGGTCGGACTGCAGCCACGACCACGttgttgaagacgacggcaaggCGCCTGAAGACATGCACAAGAGGGGAGAGTCGTCGTCGTCGGAGGCCGAGGCGGGCTCCCACGTGAGCCAGGCAGCGCAGAGCGCGAGCGCCACTGTGCCGCAGGTGGCACAGGACGACGGCGAAATTGGGCTGGAGCTGACCCTCGGGTTCGGGCCGGCCACGCGCGTGCTgaggtcgccgccgccgccgccgccgccgccgccagcagcgCGAGCCATGTCCGGCCATATCGGCCTGCTGCTTGGGCTGACGGTGTGA
- the LOC123450891 gene encoding mucin-2-like, which yields MAAAAAAPPRRIGRSSVHMDVGRPTPAIDGVGGTSSGAGAGRRPGINLFSGPVCVAVFVSFALCIVLFCVYSFLARRRAVVSARQTFLDRMRDSIALVSGWSAPSAANLPVSPPPPPEAATQPPPASGTTADRDGEPPPPPTAATPPDVDLSSPPPVATTATYDDAPPPLRRAPARRVHGPTANPGLGNCPVCSEPLHGRTNVMAPHACAHVFHASCIEPWLHNRGSCPVCRCTDDPTSASTSTFIGDCPICLEAMRVDCDGVRASHACGHVFHSCCIEPWLNQQGSCPVCRCNIVNSTFTSTPTLTSTSVITPSPIPTSTSVTTSTPTSDTIGYCPVCLEPLHAGSGDIRAAHACGHVFHSRCIGRWVRRRGSCPVCLCIARFNPNPTFISTSNPTPNTSLTSVPTYNPTPDTNPTFNPTPNATSNSGPIDECPVCLEPLRIDGGDVRAAHACGHVFHSRCIARWIRHRNSCPVCRCTVTCSRSP from the coding sequence ATGGCCGCGGCCGCGGCGGCGCCGCCCCGGCGCATCGGCAGGTCGAGCGTCCACATGGACGTCGGCAGGCCGACGCCAGCGATTGATGGTGTAGGCGGCACGTCCTCTGGCGCCGGGGCAGGGCGACGGCCGGGCATCAACCTCTTCTCGGGGCCGGTATGTGTCGCCGTGTTCGTCTCCTTTGCGCTCTGCATCGTCCTCTTCTGCGTCTACTCCTTCCTCGCTCGTCGCCGCGCCGTCGTGAGCGCCCGCCAGACGTTCCTCGATCGCATGCGCGACAGCATCGCCCTCGTCTCCGGCTGGTCAGCCCCGAGCGCCGCCAACCTGCCGGtgtcaccaccacctcctcctgaagcaGCGACACAGCCTCCTCCAGCATCAGGGACAACGGCCGACCGTGATGgcgagccaccgcctcctccaACAGCGGCCACGCCCCCCGACGTTGACCTGTCATCGCCGCCTCCAGTAGCGACAACGGCCACCTACGATGACGCGCCACCGCCTCTTCGAAGAGCGCCGGCCCGACGTGTACATGGACCCACCGCCAACCCTGGCCTCGGTAACTGCCCGGTGTGCTCCGAGCCGTTACATGGGCGTACCAACGTCATGGCGCCGCATGCTTGCGCCCACGTGTTCCACGCGTCTTGCATTGAGCCATGGCTCCACAACCGGGGCTCCTGCCCCGTGTGCCGGTGCACTGACGACCCCACCtccgcctccacctccaccttcatCGGCGACTGCCCGATCTGCCTCGAGGCCATGCGCGTTGATTGTGATGGTGTCAGGGCATCACACGCTTGTGGCCATGTGTTTCACTCGTGTTGCATTGAGCCGTGGCTCAACCAACAGGGCTCCTGCCCCGTGTGCCGGTGCAACATTGTCAACTCAACCTTCACCTCCACCCCCACCCTCACCTCTACATCCGTCATCACCCCCTCCCCCATCCCCACCTCTACctccgtcaccacctccaccCCTACCTCTGACACCATCGGCTACTGTCCGGTGTGCCTTGAGCCCTTGCACGCTGGCAGTGGTGACATCAGGGCGGCACACGCATGCGGACATGTGTTTCACTCGCGTTGCATTGGACGGTGGGTACGTCGACGGGGCTCGTGTCCTGTGTGTTTGTGCATTGCCCGCTTCAACCCCAACCCCACCTTCATCTCCACCTCCAACCCCACCCCAAACACTAGTCTCACCTCCGTTCCCACCTACAACCCCACCCCAGACACTAACCCCACCTTCAACCCCACCCCAAACGCTACCTCCAACTCCGGCCCTATCGACGAATGTCCAGTGTGCCTCGAGCCCTTACGCATTGATGGTGGCGACGTGAGGGCTGCGCACGCGTGCGGCCACGTGTTCCACTCGCGTTGCATCGCGCGATGGATACGCCACCGCAACTCCTGCCCCGTTTGCCGTTGCACCGTCACGTGCAGTCGCAGCCCATGA
- the LOC123447475 gene encoding protein neuralized-like produces the protein MYRAELRELLSRRSVSNLLSSGFRESLDQLVHSYAQRQEEHDPPAPLNQDHVQHHRIHGADQAEHAAQPPAGHRPQRRWRMMPPGRDWSRQPMDRPDEFEVDEAIHDLRDDMAVLQRGMASTQQMLQACMEMQVELQRSIRQEVASAMNGSLSLQGTVRWYDDGSQWELVRKGTCCICCDSQIDSLLYRCGHMCTCSKCARELLRGAGKCPLCRAPIVEVVRAYSII, from the exons ATGTACAGGGCCGAGCTCAGAGAACTCTTAAGCAG GCGCAGCGTGTCTAATCTCCTCAGCAGCGGCTTCCGCGAGAGCCTGGACCAGCTCGTGCACTCGTACGCTCAGAGGCAGGAGGAGCATGACCCTCCAGCTCCACTCAACCAAGACCATGTCCAACACCACCGGATCCATGGAGCAGACCAGGCCGAGCACGCCGCGCAGCCTCCCGCCGGCCACAGGCCGCAGCGGCGCTGGCGGATGATGCCGCCTGGCCGTGACTGGAGCCGGCAGCCCATGGACCGCCCGGATGAATTT GAGGTCGACGAGGCCATCCACGACCTGCGGGACGACATGGCCGTGCTCCAGCGCGGGATGGCCAGCACGCAGCAGATGCTGCAGGCGTGCATGGAGATGCAGGTCGAGCTCCAGAGGTCCATCAGGCAGGAGGTCGCCTCTGCCATGAACGGCTCTCTGTCCCTCCAAG GGACGGTTAGATGGTATGATGACGGATCACAGTGGGAGCTGGTGAGGAAAGGGACCTGCTGCATCTGCTGCGACAGCCAGATCGACTCGCTTCTCTACAG GTGTGGGCACATGTGCACCTGCTCAAAGTGCGCCCGCGAGCTGCTCCGCGGTGCCGGCAAGTGCCCGCTGTGCCGCGCTCCCATCGTCGAGGTCGTCCGAGCTTACAGCATAATTTGA